From a single Drosophila sulfurigaster albostrigata strain 15112-1811.04 chromosome 3, ASM2355843v2, whole genome shotgun sequence genomic region:
- the LOC133843302 gene encoding uncharacterized protein LOC133843302: MVKLLDKVCCMSLRTAGLVIGWLNEVGCAIAFIVFACVIGNSDTVADYLLRMWHIPITKNSHAEVNSSVVLFGSIYIVAALISAVLSGLLIWGIKKNRPSMILPWVIVNGIGIVGKILNLLGAIYGLFAGATGGIERFFLSLFAFVIYFYVFWGIFSLYKHMQIHKITGHSL; this comes from the exons ATGGTGAAATTACTGGATAAAGTATGTTGCATGAGTCTTCGCACGGCTGGTTTAGTTATAGGATGGCTTAATGAGGTGGGATGCGCAATAgcttttattgtatttgccTGTGTAATAGGCAATTCTGATACAGTCGCTGATTACCTCTTGCGGATGTGGCATATTCCTATTACTAAGAATTCACATGCTGAAGTTAATTCaa GTGTTGTCCTGTTCGGCAGCATTTACATAGTTGCGGCGTTAATCAGTGCTGTGCTATCAGGTTTGCTCATCTGGGGTATTAAAAAG AATCGCCCTTCCATGATTTTGCCCTGGGTGATCGTGAATGGTATTGGCATAGTtggtaaaattttaaatttattgggTGCCATATATGGCTTGTTCGCAG GTGCAACCGGCGGTATTGAAAGGTTCTTTTTATCATTGTTCGCATTCG TCATTTACTTCTATGTATTTTGGGGTATCTTCTCACTGTACAAGCATATGCAAATACACAAGATTACTGGACACTCTCTGTAG